The genomic stretch TGTTTACTTTTAACTTTCCCTAATGAAATTTGTTCATACTTGTAGGTTGGTTCTTTCTTGATGGGATGGTTAGGTGTTGTCTTCAAAGGCGACATATCTCGTGTGTCCGATCAACTAGCAATTGGATTAACAAGTGGTTATCTCGGTTCCCTTACAGCATTTAGTGGTTGGATTCTTCAAATGGTTGACCTTAGTGTTCATGGAAAATGGGTTTATGCCATTATAGGTCTTCTTATAGGTAATGGTTGACCGTGTTCTTCTGTGAGACCGTCTTACCAAAGTTTCCACTATACACGTAACTGATTATTTGTGGCTCTGACAGGCTTGTTTCTTTCTTCATACTCTTTCAATTTTGGCATCGAGACAGCCAAGGGTTTCAAGTATCTCCTTAGACAAGTTGGAATAGGTTCGAGTACTCACAGGTTGAACAGAAACAACGTTAAGCGTCATCTGATAGTTATCGTGGTGTTGATCTTAATGTGGGGAGGGTTGTGGACTACATTTGGGATATTGGAGAAGAAAGACTTTAAGAAAGGCGGTAGTAAAGCTCAGCTTTGGTTGGCTTGTTTCTTTGCTCCTTTCGGTGTCTGGGTCAGATGGTGGCTTGCTAGTCTGAACGGCCGTGGAGTAGGCGAGTCAGGCTCCTTAAGATGGATCCCTTTCGGAACACTCACTGCTAATATCTCTGCTGTTTGTATGATGGCAGCACTTGCTATACTAAAGAAAACTGTAATATCTTGCTTCCATCGACGTATTTTTATCATTATATTTGTATTTTTAGTTGTTGAGCAGATCATGTATGTATTTCTGTATGACAGGTTGATACAAGGAAGTGTGATATGGTTGCCTCGGCTGTACAATTCGGCTTTGTAGGTTGTTTAAGCACAGTTCCAGCCTTCATAGCTGAATTTAATTCAATGAGACAGAGCAGCAAACCATGGAGAGCTTATGCATATGCGACTATCACAATCGGAGTGTCGTTTGCCTTTGCAACCCTGATATATTCTGTACCTGTCTGGACTTTGGGCTATAAGTAGATTATTGATGATGCTATCATCTCTGCAACTTAGCATGGCATGATGACAATGTATGTGTATACTTGTACATTGGAGTGTCATTGTAAAACTAGTAGGTTTTGCTTAGGACGGTATTAAGTGAAGACCTCTCAGTCTCAAACAATCCCCtttaattttaatattatttaAATCGGTTGTGAGTAAGTCTTAACTTAAGACCgcctgaaataag from Silene latifolia isolate original U9 population chromosome 5, ASM4854445v1, whole genome shotgun sequence encodes the following:
- the LOC141656032 gene encoding fluoride export protein 2-like, whose translation is MAANNQNINVKDNGSPTSGENVKENEVVLTIQRENSSKARTSSVGASQLRFLDVPVSAYMQLGEDIENEIVSQAADVGDRELSRRESPRSLRFSMDRGVAFSVQEDLLESYGPIKSRAVYPVSETSKPVSTDVTLLEKQEQQKDVPPSVEYVACLAYLSFFAIIGVLSCYLLREVFGPSVAAVTSYTGILYLGLPANMVGSFLMGWLGVVFKGDISRVSDQLAIGLTSGYLGSLTAFSGWILQMVDLSVHGKWVYAIIGLLIGLFLSSYSFNFGIETAKGFKYLLRQVGIGSSTHRLNRNNVKRHLIVIVVLILMWGGLWTTFGILEKKDFKKGGSKAQLWLACFFAPFGVWVRWWLASLNGRGVGESGSLRWIPFGTLTANISAVCMMAALAILKKTVDTRKCDMVASAVQFGFVGCLSTVPAFIAEFNSMRQSSKPWRAYAYATITIGVSFAFATLIYSVPVWTLGYK